CGGCTGCGCCACTCCTTGTCGTTCCGTTCGCACCGATTTCCTTACTGGTTCCGATCGTTGCGATCGTGTCCCTCTTTTGTCTGGCAATCCTCGGTTTCGTTGGCGCCCGGATAGGCGGCGCACCGGCGGGCCCCTCGGTTCTTCGAGTAAGCTTCTGGGGCGCACTGGCGATGGCGGTAACCGCCGGAATTGGCAGCCTGTTCGGGACCGTGATAGGATAGGAGGAGGTCATGGAACAACGAACCGACCGGGTGAAGGTCTGGGATTTGCCGGTCCGCGTGTTTCACTGGTCGCTTGTCATTGCGATCGCCGTTGCGTTCCTCTCTTCAGAGGAAGAGAGCGCCCTTAACGCCTGGCATGTGCTGGCTGGCTGGGTCGCAGCTATTCTCATTATGTTCCGGTTGGCCTGGGGTTTCTTCGGCGGCGAGCACAGCCGCTTTCGCGATTTCATTCGTCCGTCGCGCATATCCACCCATCTTGCTGGCCTGGCTCGGGGGCGCACGGAGCCGTCGATTGGGCACAATCCACTTGGCGCCGTGGCTGTGCTGGTCCTGCTTGCGCTTTGCGCGATCACTGTCTGGACAGGCGCTTTCGGTGGCGAAGCGGCTGAGGAGCTGCACGAAGTTATCGCCTGGGTCTTACTGGCGATGGTTGTGCTTCACGTTCTAGCGGTCGTCATCATGTCGATGCTCGAGCGGGAAAATCTCGTCAGGGCCATGATCACGGGAAGTAAGCAGGCTTCACGCCATCCGGGCGCCGCTGACGCCAAGGCTCCGGGCGCAACCGCATGGCTGATGGGAGCGGCAGTGGTCGCCGCTACGGCATACGCCATCGTCAGATACGATCCTGCTGCGTTTAGCCTTCGCAGCGTCGAATCCTTCGAACACCGCTCTGGCGGCGGCGGGGAGAAGGCCGAGGCCGGCTACGAGAGAGAAAGCGACGAATGATCTCTTGATTCAGCCACGAAGAGGAGCCGCATGCCAGCCACGGCGTTCAGAGCCTACCTGAGTAAGAGAGGTCTCTAGCTGGTTGCCGCAAGCCACCGAGTGCAAAGGTCCAAAAAAGCTTCGGCCCGTTCTTCCACGTCTTCCCGATTCCGAAAGATCACGATTCCGCGATCGGGCGCTAGCCACCTCGCAATGCCGGCGCTGTCTTGAAAGCTGAAACCTTCTGAGGATCGTGGCTTGGCGCCGCGATGGAAGACCACTCGAACTCCGCCGCTGCGCTCCACACCGAGAGTGATCCGGTCTTCATCGCCGACCGCAAAGCTAGGCGCATTCCATTTTATGCGTTCCGTAAGCCCGGAATGAGATCGTTCGATCAACGCTCTCAACGCGTCGACCGTATCGAGCGATTGCGGATCAATTCGAGCCCGAAAATTCTCAACATTGTCGACCACTGGAACCTCTGGGTGTCTCTAGCCCTCCGCTGGAGTCCGCCATGCGTCGAAAGCGGACTCCAGATTCCTATCGCTTCCTCTTGCTCGCGACTCGTAGAAAAACCTGAAGCACGGCATCATTGATGCGGTCCCAGTCCATCGTTTCGGCATAGGCCAGGCCGGCCGCACCGTGACGGCGGCGAAGCTCGGGATCGCGGGCATAGGTTTCCAGCGCGTCGGCATAAGCGCCCGTGCCATTGGGCGGTACAAGTACCCCCGTCTCGCCGTCGCACACCAGGTTGGTTGTCCCGCTGGCGGTGGCCGCGACAACGGGTAGCGCGCAGGCCATCGCCTCCAGCGTGACGTTGCCGAACGCCTCGGTCACCGACGGATTGAGCAAAACGTCGCCGCTTGCCACCGCGCGGGCCAACTCGGCGCCGGTGAGCTGCCCGGTGAATACGGCCTCGGGAACTTGTTCGGCAAACCACGGCCGCGCCGGTCCGTCACCGATCACGAGCACCTTGTGCGGTACGCCGCGTTCGCGGAGTTTCGTTATCGCCGCTGCGAACACGTCGAGCCCTTTTTCCATGACAACACGGCCTAGGAAGACGACAAGCAACTCGTCGTCGGCGACGCCCAGGCCGCGCCGCCAGTCCATGTCGCGCCGGCCGGGATTGAACTGCTCCCGATCCACGCCGCGGGTCCAGATCGAGATGTCCTTGGCCATGCGCTGCGCGCGAAGGATCGCGGCGGTCGATTCCGCAGGAGCCAAGATCGCGTCGCAGCGGTGATAGAAACGGCGAAGAATCATCCGGATCACCGGCTCGAACCACTGCAGCCGATAATATTGCAGATAGGTCTCGAAACGCGTGTGCACGGAAGCGACGATCGGGACGTCATGCTCCCGCCCCCAGGTTACGGCGCGGTGCGCGACGATGTCGGGGCTTGCGACATGAATGATGTTGGGGGCGAAGGTTTCAAGGTCTTCGCGCGGCTTGCCCTCGAAGCGTGACGGGATTCGATATTCCTCCCGGGTCGGGATCGAAAAGCTTGGCACGTTCACCAGGTCGCCGGTCGCGGCAAAGGCGGGATTCTCGACGACCGGGGAATAGACTCGTACCTTTGCGCCGCGGCGGAGCAGATAGCCGACCAGACGGTTCAGCGCCTGGTTTGCGCCGTCGCGGACGTAATTGTAATTGCCCGAGAACAGGGCGATGCGAAGGTCGGTCGGTTCCACGGCCTACGCGATAACGGGCGAAATCGGCGTGTCAAAGCGGGAGTGATGTCTTGAAGGTCGGCTTCCCGGCAATTGCTGACGAGCGGACCCGGCTCTTCATCCTCGGCTCGCTGCCGGGCGACAGGTCAATAGTGCTCCGGCAATATTACGGCCATCCAACCAACCATTTCTGGAGGCTGCTAGGCGCGGTGCTCGGTGAACCGTTGCCCGACCTGCCTTATGGCGAAAGGCTGAAGCGCTTAACGGCACGTGGCATTGGCCTTTGGGACGTGTTCCATGCCGCGCACCGTGAAGGGAGCGGCGATACGGCCATCCGCGAAGGCCGCCACAATGCGCTTCACGATCTGGTTGGGCTTTATCCGGATTTGCGCGCCATCGCTTTCAATGGCGGCACTGCCGCGCGGGAAGGGCGGCGCTACTTCACGGAGGGTGGCCCCGCTGCGCTAATCGGCCTGCCATCGTCCAGCGCGGCCAACACGATCGGCTTCGAAGCCAAGCTCGCGGCGTGGAAGCAATTGACATCTTTCCTCACTGACCCTTGAGTCCGGGGCATGAGCGAAGACAAGGATACAACCGCCCTCTCGATGGTCGACGAGGCGCTCGTCGCCGGCAACATCGCCAACACGAACGGCCTGCTCGTCATTCTCGCCAAGCTCGTCGCGCGCGGCGTATTCGACAAGGACGACCTCAAGGCTTTCTCAGACAGTTACTCGAAGCCGCTGGACCATGAAGGCATGCGCGAGAATGAGCTGGTCGGCCAGATGCAGGACCAGATGGAATCGACGCTTGCCGAACTGATGCGCTTCCTCAGCGAGCAGAACCAGTAAACTCGCCGCCGATGACCCTGAGCAACCTCGACCGGCTGGAGGCGGAGGCCATCCACATCATACGCGAGGTGACGGCCGAATGCGCGCGACCGGTGATGCTCTATTCGATCGGGAAGGACAGCGCGGTGATGCTTCACCTCGCACTCAAGGCCTTTGCCCCGGCGGCGCCGCCGTTCCCCTTGCTCCACGTCGATACGACCTGGAAATTCCGCGACATGTACGCACTTCGCGACCGCGTCGCCGCGGAGAGCGGGATGCGGCTTATCGTCCACAAGAATGCGGAAGCCGAAGCGCGCGGAATCAACCCGTTCGATCATGGCCCGCTCCACACCGACATGTGGAAGACGGAAGGACTGAAGCAGGCGCTTGAGGCCGGCAGCTTCGACGCGGCCTTCGGCGGTGCTCGTCGCGACGAGGAGAAGAGCCGGGCGAAGGAGCGCATTCTCTCGGTGCGCTCGGCGAGCCACGGCTGGGACCCGAAGCGCCAGCGGCCGGAATTGTGGAACAATTACAATGCGCGCCTGGGGAACGGCGAATCCCTGCGCGGTTTCCCCTTATCCAACTGGACCGAGCTCGACGTCTGGACGTATATCCGGCGCGAAGGCATTGCCGTGGTTCCGCTCTACTTCGCTGCGCCGCGGCCGGTTGTTGAGCGCGATGGTCTCATCCTGATGGTCGACGACGAACGCTTCCGGTTCCGCGAAGGAGAAGAAGTCAAAACTCGGACTGTCCGCTTCCGTACGCTCGGCTGCTACCCGCTGACTGGTGCTGTCGAAAGCGAGGCGGCAACTCTTGACGACATCATCGCCGAAATGCGCGCCAGCCGCTCGTCCGAACGGCAGGGCAGGGCGATCGACCACGACTCTTCCGGTTCGATGGAGCGCAAGAAGCGTGAGGGCTATTTCTGATGGACTTGCTTCGCTTCATCACCTGCGGAAGCGTTGACGACGGCAAATCGACCCTCATTGGCCGCCTGCTTTTCGACACGCAGAAGCTGGCCGACGACCAGCTCGCGGCCCTCGAGAAGGACAGCCGCGCCCACGGCACACGCGGGTCTGACCTCGACTACGCCCTTCTCGTTGACGGGCTCAGCGCTGAGCGTGAGCAGGGCATCACCATCGACGTCGCCTATCGCTATTTTGCTAGCGCC
The window above is part of the Sphingomonas sp. HDW15A genome. Proteins encoded here:
- a CDS encoding cytochrome b/b6 domain-containing protein translates to MEQRTDRVKVWDLPVRVFHWSLVIAIAVAFLSSEEESALNAWHVLAGWVAAILIMFRLAWGFFGGEHSRFRDFIRPSRISTHLAGLARGRTEPSIGHNPLGAVAVLVLLALCAITVWTGAFGGEAAEELHEVIAWVLLAMVVLHVLAVVIMSMLERENLVRAMITGSKQASRHPGAADAKAPGATAWLMGAAVVAATAYAIVRYDPAAFSLRSVESFEHRSGGGGEKAEAGYERESDE
- a CDS encoding glycosyltransferase family 1 protein, which encodes MEPTDLRIALFSGNYNYVRDGANQALNRLVGYLLRRGAKVRVYSPVVENPAFAATGDLVNVPSFSIPTREEYRIPSRFEGKPREDLETFAPNIIHVASPDIVAHRAVTWGREHDVPIVASVHTRFETYLQYYRLQWFEPVIRMILRRFYHRCDAILAPAESTAAILRAQRMAKDISIWTRGVDREQFNPGRRDMDWRRGLGVADDELLVVFLGRVVMEKGLDVFAAAITKLRERGVPHKVLVIGDGPARPWFAEQVPEAVFTGQLTGAELARAVASGDVLLNPSVTEAFGNVTLEAMACALPVVAATASGTTNLVCDGETGVLVPPNGTGAYADALETYARDPELRRRHGAAGLAYAETMDWDRINDAVLQVFLRVASKRKR
- a CDS encoding DNA-deoxyinosine glycosylase — translated: MKVGFPAIADERTRLFILGSLPGDRSIVLRQYYGHPTNHFWRLLGAVLGEPLPDLPYGERLKRLTARGIGLWDVFHAAHREGSGDTAIREGRHNALHDLVGLYPDLRAIAFNGGTAAREGRRYFTEGGPAALIGLPSSSAANTIGFEAKLAAWKQLTSFLTDP
- the cysD gene encoding sulfate adenylyltransferase subunit CysD; translation: MTLSNLDRLEAEAIHIIREVTAECARPVMLYSIGKDSAVMLHLALKAFAPAAPPFPLLHVDTTWKFRDMYALRDRVAAESGMRLIVHKNAEAEARGINPFDHGPLHTDMWKTEGLKQALEAGSFDAAFGGARRDEEKSRAKERILSVRSASHGWDPKRQRPELWNNYNARLGNGESLRGFPLSNWTELDVWTYIRREGIAVVPLYFAAPRPVVERDGLILMVDDERFRFREGEEVKTRTVRFRTLGCYPLTGAVESEAATLDDIIAEMRASRSSERQGRAIDHDSSGSMERKKREGYF